In the genome of Sorangium aterium, one region contains:
- a CDS encoding sterol desaturase family protein: protein MSTLRGAMFRDPADARRLAVVAVAEVTLLGIVVWSGVGALAGGLLWAAGLAGWTLIEYLLHRFLFHLPAKHPLAFLGARIHLAHHETPHRTPIVKPPVATLGAFSAGFCATAAAAGVSRAAPLWAGLVAGYFLYELSHLAAHLLGEAEHPLPAQRRHHLRHHAAPRARFGVSSALWDRAFDTGREAGR from the coding sequence ATGTCGACCCTGCGTGGCGCCATGTTCCGGGACCCCGCCGACGCGCGGCGGCTCGCCGTCGTCGCGGTAGCCGAGGTGACCCTTCTGGGGATCGTCGTGTGGAGCGGAGTCGGCGCGCTCGCCGGAGGGCTCCTCTGGGCGGCTGGGCTCGCGGGCTGGACCTTGATTGAGTACCTGCTCCACCGCTTCCTCTTCCACCTGCCGGCGAAGCACCCGCTCGCCTTCCTCGGCGCCCGTATCCACCTCGCGCACCACGAAACCCCTCACCGAACGCCCATCGTCAAACCACCCGTTGCCACGCTCGGGGCCTTCTCCGCCGGCTTCTGCGCGACCGCGGCGGCCGCGGGGGTCTCTCGCGCCGCGCCGCTCTGGGCCGGGCTCGTCGCCGGCTATTTTCTCTATGAGCTCTCCCACCTCGCGGCGCACCTGCTCGGCGAGGCGGAACACCCTCTTCCAGCGCAACGCCGCCACCACCTCCGGCACCACGCCGCGCCGCGCGCGCGCTTCGGGGTGAGCTCCGCGCTCTGGGACCGGGCGTTCGACACCGGGCGCGAGGCAGGCCGGTGA
- a CDS encoding sterol desaturase family protein, whose amino-acid sequence MSAAGHDGSPDPAPLDDAGRAELRRRRVMSMPRWYSPWLHLASTVGLGCGLAALSLTRLRSLQACELAAIPLFFVFCNAVEWRAHRGLLHRRRRFLEAFYDRHTPVHHRVFVESDMAIRTPRELGFVLIPSYGIAGVFALTLPLALALGAAGQSNLASLFVATCMGYMVLYECLHLSYHLPPDSRIGRSRLVARLRRHHSAHHRPSLMRQWNFNVTFPLWDLVRGTYHRGGGAADAATRDGRSRSALER is encoded by the coding sequence GTGAGCGCGGCTGGCCACGACGGCTCCCCCGACCCTGCCCCGCTCGACGACGCGGGCCGGGCCGAGCTGCGGCGGCGCCGGGTGATGTCGATGCCGCGGTGGTACTCTCCCTGGCTCCACCTCGCGAGCACGGTCGGCCTCGGCTGTGGGCTCGCGGCGCTCTCGCTCACGCGGTTGCGAAGCCTGCAGGCCTGCGAGCTCGCCGCGATCCCGCTTTTCTTCGTCTTCTGCAACGCCGTCGAGTGGCGGGCGCATCGGGGTCTGCTCCACCGGAGGCGGCGCTTCCTCGAGGCTTTCTACGACCGGCACACGCCGGTGCACCACCGCGTGTTCGTCGAGAGCGACATGGCCATCCGCACACCGCGCGAGCTCGGCTTCGTTTTGATCCCTTCCTACGGCATCGCGGGAGTCTTCGCGCTGACGCTCCCGCTCGCCCTCGCGCTCGGCGCGGCCGGTCAAAGCAACCTCGCTTCGCTCTTCGTGGCGACGTGCATGGGGTACATGGTGCTGTACGAGTGTCTCCATCTCTCGTACCACCTCCCGCCGGACAGCAGGATAGGCCGCAGCCGCCTCGTGGCGCGGCTCCGGCGTCACCACAGCGCGCACCACCGGCCGTCGTTGATGCGGCAGTGGAACTTCAACGTCACCTTCCCGCTCTGGGACCTGGTTCGCGGGACGTACCACCGCGGCGGCGGCGCCGCGGACGCGGCGACCCGGGATGGGCGCTCCAGATCTGCGCTCGAGCGCTAG
- a CDS encoding aldose epimerase family protein: MTACLAGACGGAQTVDTPPAAAPPAPAAAPAPDASPAAPAAKPEPPGGETMNAKPASVSKAPFGNADGKEVILYTLTNANGLVAKVMTYGATVTELHVPDKTGKMGDIVLGHDNLDGYLKSSPYFGATVGRVANRIKNAQFQLDGKTYKLSANNGAHTLHGGKKGWDKVVWDAEATETPDGPSIKLTYVSKDGEEGYPGTVNATTTYTLTNKNELRVEMSATTDKTTIVNMAHHSYFNLGGHGSGSVADQELTLHADSYTPPDATGVPSGQIKPVKGTPLDFTAAKPLGRDLEAMGGKPVGYDHNMVVSGDPHTLREAARVKDPKTGRVLTIEADQPGIQFYTGNYLDGSIKGKGGAVYNQYSGLCLEPQRFPNSINVPAWKNEVILKPGQRYAQTAVFRFTTE, translated from the coding sequence ATGACGGCGTGCCTCGCCGGCGCATGCGGCGGCGCGCAGACCGTCGACACGCCCCCTGCGGCGGCGCCGCCCGCGCCGGCGGCGGCCCCCGCGCCGGACGCCTCTCCGGCGGCCCCGGCCGCCAAGCCCGAGCCACCTGGTGGTGAAACCATGAACGCAAAGCCCGCTTCCGTCTCCAAGGCGCCCTTCGGCAACGCCGATGGCAAAGAGGTCATCCTCTACACGCTCACGAACGCGAACGGCCTGGTCGCGAAGGTGATGACCTACGGCGCGACGGTGACCGAGCTCCACGTCCCCGACAAGACAGGGAAGATGGGCGACATCGTCCTCGGCCACGACAACCTCGACGGGTACCTGAAGAGCAGCCCGTACTTCGGGGCGACGGTCGGCCGCGTGGCCAACCGCATCAAGAACGCGCAGTTCCAGCTCGATGGCAAGACCTACAAGCTCTCCGCGAACAACGGCGCCCACACGCTGCACGGCGGCAAGAAAGGCTGGGACAAGGTCGTCTGGGACGCGGAAGCGACCGAGACGCCGGATGGCCCGTCCATCAAGCTCACGTACGTATCGAAGGACGGGGAAGAAGGCTACCCCGGCACGGTCAACGCGACCACGACCTACACGCTCACCAACAAAAACGAGCTCAGGGTCGAGATGTCGGCCACGACCGACAAGACCACGATCGTCAACATGGCCCACCACAGCTACTTCAACCTGGGAGGGCACGGCTCGGGCTCCGTCGCCGACCAGGAGCTGACGCTGCACGCCGACAGCTACACCCCGCCGGACGCCACCGGCGTCCCCTCGGGCCAGATCAAGCCGGTGAAGGGGACGCCGCTCGATTTCACCGCCGCCAAGCCGCTCGGCAGGGACCTGGAAGCCATGGGCGGCAAGCCGGTCGGATACGACCACAACATGGTCGTCAGCGGCGACCCGCACACGCTCCGCGAGGCGGCTCGGGTCAAGGATCCGAAGACCGGTCGGGTGCTGACGATCGAGGCCGATCAGCCGGGGATCCAGTTCTATACCGGCAACTACCTCGACGGGTCGATCAAGGGCAAGGGCGGCGCGGTCTACAACCAGTACAGCGGCCTGTGCCTCGAGCCGCAGAGGTTCCCGAACTCGATCAACGTCCCGGCCTGGAAGAACGAGGTCATCCTCAAGCCCGGCCAGCGCTACGCGCAGACGGCCGTCTTCCGGTTCACCACCGAGTAG
- a CDS encoding HD domain-containing protein produces the protein MAELMPTPDAAPSHRLGARPALGARAQELFEELCPYRGDGLRNHCLRVFHFTTLLLERRRQKADPDLLYALAMIHDLGLLCPGEQGGDYMQRSRSLFHRAFAAKSFELSPYDLRVADECLLYNHRLRPTPALCPESTAFRQSVWMDHSLGVRRYDLDAASVRDGFTRHPRGDFNAVLLDFARRVLTREPWTLVDGIFM, from the coding sequence ATGGCCGAGCTCATGCCGACGCCGGACGCCGCGCCTTCGCATCGCCTCGGAGCGCGTCCGGCGCTCGGGGCACGCGCCCAGGAGCTCTTCGAGGAGCTCTGCCCCTACCGCGGCGACGGGCTGCGCAACCACTGTCTTCGCGTATTCCACTTCACGACGCTGCTCCTCGAGCGCCGCCGCCAGAAGGCCGATCCCGACCTGCTCTACGCGCTGGCGATGATTCATGATCTCGGGCTGCTGTGCCCGGGCGAGCAGGGCGGAGACTACATGCAGCGCAGCCGCTCGCTGTTCCACCGCGCCTTCGCCGCGAAGTCGTTCGAGCTCTCCCCGTACGACCTGCGCGTGGCCGACGAGTGCCTCCTCTACAACCATCGCCTCCGCCCGACGCCGGCGTTGTGCCCTGAATCGACGGCGTTCCGGCAGTCGGTGTGGATGGACCACTCCCTCGGTGTGCGCCGCTACGACCTCGACGCCGCGTCGGTGCGCGACGGCTTCACGCGTCATCCGCGGGGCGACTTCAACGCGGTCCTCCTCGACTTCGCCCGGCGCGTCCTCACGCGCGAGCCCTGGACCCTCGTCGACGGCATCTTCATGTGA
- a CDS encoding glycoside hydrolase family 30 protein: MSAASTSGGSSGGSGGAPGEPRPTVTAAPGTELVTVDTSVAHQSFEGWGTSLCWWADHVGGWQEAKRNAVVEAVVDPVNGLGYNVFRYNIGGGENPSHEHMKEHREMPGFQSADGTFTWSNDARQRAVLLRIAERGADLIFEAFSNSPPYWMTNSGCASGSSNGKDNLKADHYDDFAHYLTEVVRHYRDEFGITFRTLEPLNEPFADWWKSNGSQEGCHFDRASQEKIIQEVARQLTSKGLGETVVSASDENSMDDAVRNIGAFGAETNAAFQQLNVHSYAGSQRGQLRQLATRLGKRLWQSESGPLGQSISDDTDAALFMAERIIKDLRELEPEAWVDWQSGDPSRSWASFTLNDSEQSYAPLKRFYMHAGFSRYIRPGARFVDVDSEDMVAAVSADGSSLSLVVRNGDRDASHGYTLDLTRLPAVGPAAEVHRTSRTEDLDRLPDMAIEDYRLVVMVPAFSITTFVIPMP, translated from the coding sequence GTGAGCGCGGCTTCGACCAGCGGCGGCTCGTCGGGCGGGAGCGGGGGCGCGCCGGGCGAGCCACGCCCCACGGTGACCGCCGCTCCGGGCACGGAGCTCGTCACGGTCGACACGAGCGTGGCGCACCAATCCTTCGAGGGCTGGGGCACGAGCCTGTGCTGGTGGGCCGATCACGTGGGCGGATGGCAGGAAGCCAAGCGCAACGCCGTGGTCGAAGCGGTCGTCGATCCGGTGAATGGGCTCGGTTATAACGTGTTCCGCTACAACATCGGCGGCGGGGAGAACCCGTCCCACGAGCACATGAAGGAGCATCGCGAGATGCCGGGGTTCCAGAGCGCCGACGGGACCTTCACGTGGTCGAACGACGCCAGGCAGCGCGCCGTCCTCCTGCGCATCGCGGAGCGCGGAGCGGATCTGATCTTCGAGGCGTTCTCCAACTCTCCCCCTTACTGGATGACGAACAGCGGTTGCGCCTCGGGCAGCAGCAACGGCAAAGACAACCTCAAAGCGGACCATTACGACGACTTCGCCCACTACCTCACGGAGGTCGTCCGTCACTACAGGGACGAGTTCGGGATCACCTTTCGCACGCTGGAGCCGCTGAACGAGCCCTTCGCCGACTGGTGGAAATCGAACGGCTCCCAGGAGGGCTGCCACTTCGACCGGGCGAGTCAGGAGAAGATCATCCAGGAGGTGGCCAGGCAGCTGACCAGCAAGGGCCTCGGCGAGACGGTGGTCAGCGCGTCGGACGAGAACAGCATGGATGACGCCGTCCGGAACATCGGCGCCTTCGGCGCGGAGACGAACGCGGCGTTCCAGCAGCTCAACGTCCACTCGTACGCCGGCAGCCAGCGCGGCCAGCTCCGGCAGCTCGCGACGAGGCTCGGCAAGCGGCTGTGGCAATCGGAGTCGGGACCGCTCGGGCAGAGCATCAGCGACGACACGGACGCGGCGCTGTTCATGGCGGAGCGCATCATCAAGGATCTGCGCGAGCTGGAGCCGGAGGCCTGGGTGGACTGGCAGTCGGGTGATCCGTCGCGCAGCTGGGCGAGCTTCACGCTGAACGACAGCGAGCAGTCCTACGCGCCCCTCAAGCGCTTTTACATGCATGCCGGCTTCAGCCGTTACATCCGGCCCGGCGCGCGCTTCGTCGACGTCGATAGCGAGGACATGGTGGCCGCGGTCAGCGCCGACGGGAGCTCTCTCTCGCTCGTGGTCCGCAACGGGGATCGCGACGCGAGCCACGGCTACACGCTCGATCTCACCCGGCTCCCCGCGGTCGGTCCCGCCGCGGAAGTGCACCGCACCTCGCGCACGGAGGACCTCGATCGGCTCCCCGACATGGCGATCGAAGACTATCGCCTGGTGGTCATGGTCCCTGCCTTTTCCATCACCACCTTCGTCATCCCGATGCCCTGA
- a CDS encoding alpha/beta hydrolase: MTRSIPCSISLLVALSIAACGSDKDAADGSGGSGGNGSSSSSSSSSSSSSSSSSSSSSSSSSSGSTSGAGGTDDPNPSGGGGQGGTVDPVGTEGDGDFEIGPNYQDAPEIKRIDGVPQGRTFAFSLSSRESEIFTGHDSTLNDNAKGDFNRRVEVAIPATYVDGAEAPFMVVQDARDRNEIINTINNFVADPNNRFPSVIAIFAASGGGDSYGSERGLEYDTMSDAYQRFVDTELLEAVKNDRAVHAAYPNLKFTTNPDGRATYGCSSGGAAALTMGWFGHDTYRKIVTYSGTFVDQQNPIAPTEAEYPDGAWEYTEGLIRESPPKPLRVFLQVGENDLGSTRDEASHHNWLMANQRVAAVLKEKGYHYRFVYAKGASHCDGRVIKQTLPDTLRWMWRGYPVD; this comes from the coding sequence ATGACCCGCTCGATCCCATGCAGTATCTCGCTCCTTGTCGCGCTTTCAATCGCTGCTTGCGGGTCCGACAAAGACGCCGCCGACGGCTCGGGCGGCAGCGGAGGAAACGGAAGCAGCAGCAGCAGTTCTTCGAGCAGCAGCAGCAGCAGCAGTTCTTCGAGCAGCAGCAGCAGCTCTTCGAGCAGCAGCGGCAGCACCTCGGGCGCGGGCGGCACAGACGACCCGAACCCGAGCGGCGGGGGAGGACAGGGCGGGACGGTCGATCCGGTCGGCACCGAAGGCGACGGCGATTTCGAGATCGGGCCCAACTACCAGGACGCCCCGGAGATCAAGAGGATCGACGGCGTTCCCCAGGGGCGGACGTTCGCGTTTTCCCTGTCGTCCCGGGAGAGCGAGATCTTCACCGGCCACGATTCGACGTTGAACGACAACGCCAAGGGGGATTTCAACCGCCGCGTGGAGGTCGCGATCCCCGCGACGTACGTCGACGGCGCGGAGGCGCCGTTCATGGTCGTCCAGGACGCGCGCGACAGGAACGAGATCATCAACACGATCAACAACTTCGTCGCGGACCCGAACAACCGTTTCCCGAGCGTCATCGCCATCTTCGCCGCGAGCGGAGGGGGCGACTCGTACGGCAGCGAGCGGGGGCTCGAATACGATACCATGTCGGACGCCTATCAGAGGTTCGTCGATACGGAGCTCCTCGAGGCGGTCAAAAACGACCGAGCCGTCCACGCCGCGTACCCCAACCTGAAGTTCACGACCAACCCGGACGGCCGCGCCACGTACGGATGCAGCTCGGGCGGGGCGGCGGCGCTCACCATGGGCTGGTTCGGCCACGACACCTACCGCAAGATCGTCACCTACTCCGGCACGTTCGTCGACCAGCAGAACCCCATCGCGCCCACCGAGGCCGAGTATCCCGACGGCGCCTGGGAGTACACGGAGGGGCTCATCCGGGAGAGCCCGCCCAAGCCGTTGCGCGTCTTCCTGCAGGTCGGCGAGAACGACCTCGGCAGCACTAGGGATGAAGCCAGCCACCACAACTGGCTGATGGCGAACCAGCGCGTGGCGGCGGTCCTCAAGGAGAAGGGATATCATTACCGCTTCGTCTACGCGAAGGGCGCCAGCCACTGCGACGGGAGGGTGATCAAGCAGACGCTCCCCGACACGCTGCGCTGGATGTGGCGGGGCTATCCGGTCGATTGA